In Brevibacterium zhoupengii, the following are encoded in one genomic region:
- a CDS encoding SDR family NAD(P)-dependent oxidoreductase — protein MMLQGKNALVTGAKGGIGTAIVEELAREGATVVCADLKYDPDEALNNQIHLDVGKAHSWRSAREFINARYGKIDVLVNNAGTSGRNGTLGTDDEEFERILRTNLWGSWRGIKEFAQDLSETQGSVVNIGSIYGERTAPITSTHQCSVAYQSSKAAVHQLTRVAAAELASSGVRVNAVLPGVIGTPLLAQLPEDVRDRRASTAGMKRVADPQELAPMIAFLSSAHASFISGALIPVDGGYLAAP, from the coding sequence ATGATGCTGCAGGGGAAAAACGCTCTTGTCACCGGTGCTAAGGGCGGCATCGGTACCGCCATTGTGGAGGAGCTCGCTCGGGAAGGTGCCACGGTTGTCTGCGCTGACCTGAAATATGATCCGGACGAGGCGCTCAACAATCAGATTCACCTCGATGTTGGGAAAGCGCACTCATGGAGAAGTGCTCGTGAGTTCATCAACGCTAGGTACGGCAAAATAGACGTACTGGTAAACAATGCAGGAACTAGCGGTAGAAATGGCACATTGGGGACCGATGATGAAGAATTCGAAAGGATTCTGCGCACAAACTTATGGGGAAGCTGGCGTGGAATTAAAGAGTTTGCGCAGGATCTCTCCGAGACCCAAGGCAGTGTTGTCAATATCGGATCCATATATGGTGAGCGAACAGCACCGATCACCTCAACTCACCAGTGCTCTGTAGCCTATCAATCGAGCAAAGCCGCCGTTCATCAGCTCACCCGGGTCGCAGCTGCCGAGCTTGCTTCATCAGGCGTTCGAGTTAACGCAGTTCTCCCTGGCGTTATTGGTACCCCATTACTCGCGCAGCTCCCCGAAGATGTGCGGGACAGAAGAGCATCCACCGCAGGTATGAAGCGGGTGGCCGACCCACAGGAGCTCGCGCCGATGATCGCCTTCTTGTCGAGCGCTCATGCAAGCTTTATTTCGGGGGCGCTCATTCCTGTTGACGGCGGCTATCTCGCCGCTCCGTAG
- a CDS encoding MFS transporter gives MMSRNTASTTSNSVRRQRGRAVWAASAGNFLELYDMMVYAYSAVIISQKFFPVGGATGLLSTFAVFAVGFFARPLGTLFFGFLGDKHGRKPALILSVALMALGTFAIGCLPAYESIGIFAPILLVIVRLVQGFALAGEWTGSAAMLVEYAPSHRRGFIGSFNQVSTALGFFGAACAVTLNNSIFTESQILDWAWRLPFLLGILTGIVALVLRFGLDDTPAYQEAERVEKTPLRTAFTTQWRAILLGFGFTVGWTVAYYFYLTYLPTYLTTVLDIDDTVARWSNLTSLLILAGAIAVVGHLSDKIGRKPLLLLGTGGFTVFSIPLLITIGTGNLVALFVCQVLIALILAAFSGPGPAALCELFPTSVRYSALGIGYNFSTVLFGGTAPFIATAIASSPTPSATVAILPTATALVSFVVVLRMSETFRSDLA, from the coding sequence ATGATGAGCCGAAACACTGCCAGCACCACCTCAAATTCCGTCCGTCGACAGCGCGGCCGCGCCGTTTGGGCAGCAAGTGCAGGGAACTTTCTAGAGCTCTACGACATGATGGTTTACGCCTACTCGGCGGTCATTATTAGTCAAAAGTTCTTCCCAGTCGGTGGTGCCACAGGACTTCTGTCGACGTTCGCCGTTTTTGCGGTCGGATTTTTTGCGCGACCTCTAGGCACGCTCTTTTTTGGATTCCTCGGTGATAAACATGGCCGCAAACCTGCACTAATACTCAGCGTGGCACTGATGGCACTGGGCACGTTCGCAATCGGTTGTTTACCGGCTTACGAATCGATCGGTATTTTCGCTCCAATCCTTCTTGTAATTGTCCGTCTTGTCCAAGGCTTCGCTCTTGCTGGAGAGTGGACAGGGTCGGCGGCCATGCTCGTGGAGTACGCGCCAAGCCACCGCCGAGGCTTTATTGGAAGTTTTAACCAGGTAAGCACCGCACTGGGCTTTTTCGGGGCGGCGTGTGCAGTCACCCTCAACAACTCTATCTTTACCGAATCACAGATCCTTGACTGGGCCTGGCGGTTGCCGTTCCTGCTCGGCATCCTCACAGGAATCGTTGCGCTTGTGCTGCGCTTCGGGCTTGACGATACTCCCGCGTATCAGGAAGCAGAACGTGTTGAAAAGACACCCCTTAGGACTGCCTTCACCACGCAATGGCGCGCGATTTTGCTCGGCTTCGGCTTTACGGTTGGTTGGACTGTCGCATACTATTTCTACCTCACATACCTACCGACTTACCTCACCACCGTGCTCGATATTGACGATACCGTCGCGCGCTGGTCCAATCTGACAAGTTTGCTGATTCTCGCCGGTGCCATCGCAGTCGTAGGACATCTCTCGGATAAAATTGGTCGTAAGCCACTTCTGCTCTTGGGGACCGGAGGTTTCACAGTTTTCAGCATCCCCCTTTTAATTACTATCGGAACTGGGAACCTCGTCGCATTGTTCGTCTGTCAGGTGCTCATCGCCTTAATTTTGGCGGCATTCTCTGGTCCTGGGCCTGCGGCCCTTTGCGAACTGTTCCCGACTAGCGTGAGGTACTCAGCGCTGGGTATCGGTTATAACTTCTCGACTGTCCTCTTCGGTGGTACCGCACCTTTTATCGCGACTGCCATTGCGAGCAGTCCCACGCCATCGGCGACCGTGGCAATCCTTCCCACAGCCACTGCTCTCGTGAGCTTTGTCGTGGTGCTCAGAATGAGTGAGACGTTCAGGAGTGATTTGGCATGA
- a CDS encoding C45 family autoproteolytic acyltransferase/hydolase, producing the protein MTIKKYCQSNPPLFVVQGSYHEMGRDIGSATQDLIASSLSHYMARFEDDAGLTRAEIEHWGSRYWEATCKYDEDIAAMLEGMAETSRQPVRLLAALNARTELLFGAKQRDDGCTALSVLPQFTKSGHTLLAQNWDWHPDQAPNTILLATRDTQGFSVLAMTEAGMLAKCGLNSSGLGMCLNLLTSDSDCRGEGVPIHLMLRGALQARTMACAHRNVLQPERVASANVLLADSGGESIDFELAPSCFASILPRSGLIAHANHFETDLGITDLKAKVSALTLLRPTRVRHLLEPWLERREVSEEAVVSVLRDTYSYPDGICRHRNEEESSGDQVSTVFSVMMDLTSQDLWIAPGPPDQHAYTRWNLDSLFESPTPTPDFPPVTEEG; encoded by the coding sequence ATGACAATAAAGAAATATTGTCAGTCAAACCCACCACTCTTTGTCGTCCAAGGCTCATACCACGAGATGGGCCGGGACATCGGGTCCGCGACCCAGGATCTAATCGCGAGTAGCCTCAGTCATTACATGGCGCGCTTCGAAGACGACGCCGGTTTGACTCGTGCAGAGATAGAACACTGGGGGAGCCGCTATTGGGAAGCCACCTGCAAATACGATGAAGATATTGCTGCAATGTTGGAAGGCATGGCTGAAACCTCGAGGCAGCCAGTCCGCCTTCTCGCCGCGTTGAACGCGCGCACGGAGCTTCTGTTCGGGGCAAAACAAAGGGACGACGGTTGCACGGCTCTGTCGGTACTGCCGCAGTTCACCAAGTCCGGGCACACGCTATTAGCGCAAAACTGGGACTGGCACCCAGACCAGGCTCCGAACACTATTCTTCTGGCGACTCGTGATACCCAGGGCTTTTCGGTCCTGGCCATGACCGAGGCCGGTATGTTGGCCAAGTGCGGGCTAAATTCAAGCGGCCTCGGAATGTGTCTGAATCTGCTGACGTCAGATTCTGACTGCAGGGGCGAAGGAGTACCTATCCACCTGATGCTTAGGGGAGCTCTGCAAGCTCGGACTATGGCCTGTGCGCATCGAAATGTCCTTCAGCCCGAACGAGTTGCTTCAGCTAATGTCTTGCTAGCCGACAGTGGAGGAGAATCGATTGATTTCGAGCTTGCGCCGTCGTGCTTCGCCTCAATACTTCCTAGATCGGGACTGATTGCACACGCAAACCATTTTGAGACCGACCTCGGTATCACTGATCTCAAGGCGAAGGTCAGCGCGCTGACTCTGCTCAGACCCACCAGAGTCCGTCACCTGCTCGAGCCTTGGCTGGAGCGACGCGAGGTCAGCGAAGAAGCAGTCGTTTCAGTGTTGAGGGATACGTATTCATACCCCGACGGTATTTGCCGCCATCGCAACGAAGAGGAATCTTCCGGAGACCAGGTCTCGACCGTGTTCTCAGTGATGATGGACTTAACCTCACAAGACCTATGGATAGCCCCAGGGCCTCCGGACCAGCATGCTTACACACGCTGGAATCTCGACAGCCTATTCGAGTCACCGACTCCGACGCCTGATTTTCCGCCCGTAACGGAAGAAGGATGA
- a CDS encoding polysaccharide deacetylase family protein codes for MTNSVCLTFDFDAISSWIAKDMTTPGPISRGEFGAHAVPRILSLLDKYEIMSTFFIPGHTIESYTHECQMIHSRGHEIGLHGYVHEFVSTLTRDEEFEINRRSSALIAELTGFNPVGHRSPSFDFSESTAEILESLGIVYDSSLMGTDYSPYLLRKADRWNCERGFQFGQKTKVIELPVAWTLDDHPHLEYLRGPGYVLPGLRDPFAMFNSFYGDVRWMQENLNNSFVNITLHPQVIGRGNRLLALEQFILDCKALNVEFERCAEVAEVARAKLGTR; via the coding sequence ATGACCAACTCTGTGTGTCTAACCTTCGATTTTGACGCTATCTCCTCATGGATCGCCAAAGATATGACGACGCCAGGACCCATTTCTCGAGGGGAGTTCGGTGCTCATGCGGTCCCTCGCATCCTTTCGCTTTTGGATAAATACGAAATAATGTCAACATTTTTTATTCCTGGGCACACGATTGAATCTTATACGCATGAATGCCAAATGATTCATTCCCGTGGACATGAAATCGGCCTACATGGCTATGTGCACGAATTTGTTTCTACGCTCACTCGCGACGAGGAGTTTGAAATAAACAGGCGAAGTAGTGCATTGATCGCTGAGCTCACTGGCTTCAATCCTGTAGGACACCGTTCCCCGAGTTTCGATTTCAGCGAGTCAACGGCAGAGATTCTCGAAAGTCTCGGTATCGTCTACGATTCATCTCTCATGGGGACAGATTATTCCCCATATCTACTAAGAAAGGCCGATAGATGGAATTGTGAGCGTGGTTTCCAGTTTGGGCAGAAGACCAAGGTTATTGAACTACCAGTCGCTTGGACTTTAGACGACCACCCACATTTGGAATATTTGCGCGGTCCTGGCTATGTGTTGCCCGGACTGCGCGACCCGTTTGCAATGTTCAACAGCTTCTACGGCGACGTGCGATGGATGCAAGAGAATCTGAATAATTCTTTCGTCAATATCACCCTACATCCACAGGTCATCGGTAGAGGTAACCGGCTGCTGGCCCTTGAGCAGTTCATTCTCGACTGTAAGGCGTTGAATGTGGAATTCGAGCGGTGTGCGGAGGTCGCGGAAGTGGCTCGGGCAAAGTTGGGAACGCGATGA
- a CDS encoding SDR family NAD(P)-dependent oxidoreductase encodes MNGTKVLLIGCVGGLGSATAGALRERGAQVVGLDRADLDLGLEHKVSKVIRETWQKLGPFDSLVHAAGIFPALPMLETSEDDFRRIMTINAGSAFAAASAFSRLCIDGHRSGNIVMVSSGAARRPRKGLAAYGASKAALESIVRSVALEMGPHGIRCNAVAPGFVDVKSTINPIPESYIDAIARSNLHRRVAKPADVIPAIVWLLTPESGWINGQSIPVDGGDSIGASSEASWTDE; translated from the coding sequence ATGAACGGTACGAAAGTCCTACTTATCGGCTGCGTCGGGGGACTTGGCTCGGCAACAGCAGGAGCTTTGCGAGAGCGCGGTGCCCAGGTTGTTGGTCTGGACCGCGCGGATCTAGATTTGGGTCTCGAGCATAAAGTGTCCAAGGTAATTCGAGAGACGTGGCAGAAGCTCGGTCCATTTGACTCGCTCGTCCACGCTGCTGGCATCTTTCCCGCGTTGCCTATGCTTGAGACAAGTGAAGACGATTTCCGCCGGATCATGACTATCAATGCCGGTTCAGCATTTGCCGCAGCGTCGGCATTCTCTAGATTGTGCATTGACGGACACCGGTCGGGCAACATTGTTATGGTCAGCAGCGGAGCTGCACGCCGGCCGCGGAAAGGTCTTGCAGCGTATGGTGCGTCAAAAGCCGCATTGGAATCCATTGTTCGGTCGGTTGCTCTTGAAATGGGACCCCATGGGATCCGGTGTAATGCAGTAGCTCCGGGTTTTGTGGATGTGAAGTCGACGATTAACCCGATACCTGAAAGCTATATTGATGCAATTGCCCGGTCGAACCTTCACCGACGCGTCGCGAAACCAGCAGATGTAATCCCCGCCATTGTTTGGCTACTGACTCCTGAATCCGGCTGGATCAATGGTCAAAGCATTCCGGTCGACGGAGGAGACAGTATCGGCGCTTCCTCCGAGGCATCGTGGACGGACGAGTAG
- the mobF gene encoding MobF family relaxase, which translates to MTVSISKMSINYYLEHAATGDGQSHDLTAYYTETKAPPGTWLGTGLDGLTGLHRGQVVTEAQARSIYERQEDPVTKQPIGRPLMKTQTAPDGAVTPAGRPTKKERDGVAGFDLTFSPPKSVSALWALAGPELQGRLQAAHRQALEESLAWVESNVVQSRAGHGGVAHVAVGGVIASAFDHWDSRAGDPQLHTHLVIANRVRRTSDGQWVTLDSYTLHRHVVAISEMYNSLIFDRLAADVGTIAESRGDVDIDVQKLIETASEDQTAVGYEPTHRVELAGIPDHLIEEFSSRSISIEARKNELVAAYEDTYGRSPTAREILIMRQQATLENRPNKETVERTTLPEKMQWWRQRTYQAGLNPDTVVRSAVGHHVRTVTADMVTPDIIEQISQWTLTDSSLRRTTFSRANVRASAERVLRLVRCPTADDRHALVDQVVTAALEKAVSLTPDRSRAPEGPDGTVNLRDRSVFDHQHHSGIYTTEQVMTDEEHLINRVTATGAPSLTGHPDHEEVLENWRTDDGHALSPDQMEASKHVLSSDAGISAIIGPAGTGKSTTMGAITDTWHSVHGNQSVIGLAPSAVAAGVLGDEIGVDTDNVAKWLFESVGEGAARRAERVINHEARLAALDEKLANTTPRNRPKLIKQREALQAKLADDHATQAQYQFHPNQLIIIDEASMVSTTNMAELSRQAETAGAKLLIVGDPAQLEAVDAGGFLGHVERHLDHNTLNTIWRFKNEWEKAASLKLRSGDVDNDMAVVDEYAKNGRIHGDPDAEAANTAYTAWKTDRDAGLSSILIASHNETVAALNERAHTDLVAAGIVDITNQVSLRADVQAGIGDLTLARRNDRSIRDSTGAFVANGTRMTITEIRPDGSVEAQVQSDEDGPAPTIILDADYLASSVELGYATTAHRSQGVTVDTGHAVVTPKLSRELFYVAMTRGKHGNHAYVDIDDPENPTPEDWKTVITASALDDKGEVIDDPSYYIKAVVARSTAEKSAHEVQDAELGWANDVGRICHELTYLSWSAKVTRTQDWLNTQADTKQQRKIRTDEQWQRLISVDPAQNFRGELLQTDTAETIIDRCEKTAESPVTGSGRMIAATDTATDEQSRLWDQSMSALDDRVAARRAVLAKNPPEWFATLREQYAQHPHRDEVVNAVIVWRGVSNQTEAETPLGTEPPQHDYLRPYWDRMQTVMAEHPGIPSEQKHPESPTPDIEPIEPDVPIMAATYAAIEDSPSTIVSPSPQHHRPDTPPHDQSGPDREV; encoded by the coding sequence GTGACCGTGTCCATCTCGAAGATGTCCATCAACTATTACCTCGAGCACGCTGCGACCGGGGACGGTCAGTCCCATGACTTGACCGCCTACTACACCGAGACCAAAGCCCCTCCCGGCACCTGGCTCGGGACTGGCCTGGACGGGCTGACGGGCCTGCATCGTGGACAGGTTGTGACCGAGGCCCAGGCCCGGTCAATCTACGAACGCCAAGAAGACCCGGTCACAAAGCAGCCGATCGGGCGACCGCTCATGAAGACTCAGACGGCTCCTGACGGAGCGGTCACTCCTGCCGGTCGACCGACGAAGAAGGAACGTGACGGTGTGGCTGGATTCGACCTGACGTTCTCTCCCCCGAAGTCCGTGTCCGCGCTCTGGGCACTGGCCGGTCCCGAACTCCAAGGTCGACTCCAGGCAGCGCACCGCCAGGCCCTCGAGGAGTCACTGGCGTGGGTCGAGTCCAACGTGGTCCAATCAAGGGCCGGTCATGGCGGTGTTGCACACGTTGCCGTCGGCGGTGTGATCGCCTCAGCCTTCGACCACTGGGACTCCCGGGCCGGTGACCCACAACTGCATACCCACCTGGTGATCGCCAACCGCGTCCGGCGGACCTCGGATGGACAATGGGTGACTCTTGATTCCTACACGCTGCACCGTCACGTAGTCGCGATCTCGGAGATGTATAACTCGCTGATCTTCGATCGCCTCGCCGCCGACGTCGGCACGATCGCCGAGTCACGCGGCGACGTCGATATTGATGTGCAGAAACTCATCGAGACAGCATCAGAAGATCAGACCGCTGTCGGGTACGAACCCACCCACCGTGTGGAGCTCGCCGGGATCCCCGACCACCTCATCGAGGAATTCTCCAGCCGCTCAATCAGTATCGAGGCACGCAAGAATGAACTCGTCGCTGCTTACGAAGACACTTATGGACGTTCTCCAACCGCGCGCGAGATCCTGATCATGCGCCAGCAGGCCACGCTGGAGAACCGCCCGAACAAAGAGACCGTGGAGCGCACGACTCTGCCCGAGAAGATGCAGTGGTGGCGCCAGCGCACTTACCAGGCCGGACTCAACCCGGACACGGTTGTCCGCAGCGCGGTCGGTCACCATGTCCGGACCGTGACCGCCGACATGGTCACCCCGGACATCATCGAGCAGATCAGTCAATGGACGCTCACGGACTCGTCCCTGCGCCGGACCACGTTCTCTCGCGCCAACGTTCGCGCCTCCGCCGAACGTGTCCTCCGCCTTGTCCGGTGTCCGACCGCCGATGACCGGCACGCTCTGGTCGACCAGGTCGTGACCGCGGCCCTCGAAAAGGCTGTGTCGCTGACACCTGACCGGTCACGTGCTCCTGAAGGCCCGGACGGCACGGTCAATCTCCGTGACCGGTCAGTCTTTGACCACCAACACCACTCCGGTATCTACACCACCGAGCAGGTGATGACCGACGAAGAACACCTCATCAATCGCGTGACCGCGACCGGTGCACCAAGCCTGACCGGTCACCCTGACCATGAGGAGGTCCTTGAGAACTGGCGCACCGACGACGGACATGCTCTCAGCCCCGACCAGATGGAAGCCTCCAAACACGTCCTGTCCTCAGACGCAGGGATCTCGGCAATTATCGGTCCCGCAGGCACCGGTAAATCCACCACGATGGGAGCGATCACCGACACCTGGCATTCCGTCCACGGCAACCAGTCCGTCATCGGCCTCGCACCATCGGCGGTGGCTGCAGGAGTCCTCGGCGATGAAATCGGCGTCGACACCGACAACGTCGCCAAATGGTTGTTCGAGTCCGTCGGTGAGGGTGCCGCTCGCAGAGCCGAACGAGTCATCAACCATGAAGCACGACTGGCCGCCCTCGATGAGAAGCTGGCGAACACCACCCCAAGGAACCGACCCAAGCTCATCAAGCAACGTGAAGCACTCCAGGCGAAGCTCGCCGACGACCACGCGACGCAAGCCCAATACCAGTTCCATCCCAACCAGCTCATCATCATCGACGAAGCCTCGATGGTCTCGACCACGAACATGGCCGAACTCTCACGGCAAGCCGAAACCGCAGGGGCCAAGCTCCTCATCGTCGGTGACCCCGCCCAGCTCGAGGCCGTCGACGCCGGAGGGTTCCTCGGTCACGTCGAACGCCACCTCGACCACAACACGCTGAATACGATCTGGCGGTTCAAGAACGAATGGGAGAAAGCCGCGTCCCTCAAGCTCCGCTCAGGTGACGTCGACAACGACATGGCCGTCGTCGACGAGTATGCCAAGAACGGACGCATCCACGGCGACCCCGACGCAGAAGCCGCTAATACCGCCTACACCGCGTGGAAGACCGATCGAGACGCAGGTTTGTCCTCGATTCTCATTGCCTCCCATAACGAGACCGTGGCCGCCCTCAACGAACGCGCACACACGGACCTCGTCGCGGCCGGCATCGTTGACATCACGAACCAAGTATCACTCCGTGCTGATGTGCAAGCCGGGATCGGCGACCTCACTCTCGCACGCCGCAACGACCGGAGTATCCGAGACTCGACGGGAGCTTTCGTCGCCAACGGCACCCGCATGACCATCACAGAGATCCGCCCTGACGGCAGCGTCGAGGCCCAGGTCCAGTCAGACGAAGATGGACCCGCGCCCACGATCATCCTCGATGCCGACTACCTCGCCTCCTCCGTCGAACTCGGATACGCCACCACCGCCCACCGGTCACAAGGCGTGACTGTGGACACTGGCCACGCAGTCGTGACTCCGAAACTGTCACGCGAGCTGTTCTATGTGGCCATGACCAGAGGTAAACACGGCAACCACGCCTACGTCGACATCGACGACCCCGAGAACCCAACACCCGAGGATTGGAAGACAGTCATCACGGCCAGCGCCCTCGACGACAAGGGCGAAGTCATCGACGATCCCAGTTACTACATCAAGGCCGTCGTCGCTCGATCAACGGCAGAGAAGTCTGCGCACGAAGTTCAGGACGCTGAGCTTGGATGGGCCAACGACGTCGGGCGAATCTGCCACGAACTCACCTACCTCAGTTGGTCGGCGAAAGTCACTCGCACCCAAGACTGGCTGAACACGCAGGCTGATACCAAACAGCAACGGAAGATCCGCACCGACGAGCAGTGGCAACGACTCATCAGCGTCGACCCAGCTCAGAACTTCCGCGGTGAGCTGCTACAGACTGATACTGCGGAGACGATCATCGACCGGTGCGAAAAGACTGCCGAGTCACCCGTCACCGGTTCAGGTCGCATGATCGCGGCCACAGACACTGCCACGGACGAACAATCCCGCCTATGGGACCAATCCATGTCTGCTCTCGACGACCGGGTCGCCGCCCGTCGAGCGGTCCTCGCGAAGAATCCACCTGAATGGTTCGCCACCCTCCGCGAGCAATACGCACAGCACCCCCACCGTGATGAAGTGGTCAACGCTGTAATCGTCTGGAGAGGAGTCTCAAACCAAACCGAGGCAGAGACTCCTCTGGGAACCGAACCACCACAACACGACTATCTACGACCGTACTGGGATCGAATGCAAACCGTCATGGCTGAGCACCCCGGCATTCCGTCCGAGCAAAAACACCCAGAAAGTCCGACCCCGGATATTGAACCAATCGAACCGGACGTCCCGATCATGGCTGCTACCTATGCGGCAATTGAAGATTCGCCTTCGACAATCGTTTCTCCGTCACCACAACACCATCGACCCGACACCCCACCACACGATCAGTCCGGACCAGACCGCGAGGTCTAA
- a CDS encoding nucleotidyl transferase AbiEii/AbiGii toxin family protein, whose protein sequence is MSNDHSYPNWKALNTALSSSAKAQSQVTGQDQSDLMKMVYLDRFLCRVFTNPDRTDWVLKGGTGMLSRVPDTRTTKDIDVATSVGDVDEAVKALTALVSRDIGDHVTFRLESSTDTIDGTLHPGVTGRRLFYRMHEAQTQKPLIRIPVDMTVEPAPIGGIEVFNPRNRILPKRGLPTSPYRLYPVSDQIADKVTATMQSYGPDRYSTRVKDLLDLVVIARTQTVSIGKLRTALNAQHHYRDERTTFTPPKQWRADYTQEARQIPAIGAFHDFDGATALVRKLVDPALQANGHTDLTWKPETGWTAGSPTIHQPVHETGTITLQPTREEPSTGALEVN, encoded by the coding sequence ATGAGTAACGACCACTCCTACCCGAACTGGAAAGCACTCAATACCGCGCTGAGCTCATCCGCGAAGGCGCAATCGCAAGTGACCGGACAGGATCAAAGCGATCTCATGAAAATGGTCTACCTTGATCGATTCCTCTGCCGCGTCTTCACTAACCCGGACCGAACCGATTGGGTACTCAAAGGCGGCACAGGAATGCTCTCACGAGTCCCCGATACGCGAACGACGAAAGACATCGACGTCGCCACATCAGTAGGCGACGTCGATGAGGCGGTAAAGGCACTCACTGCTTTGGTCTCCCGCGACATCGGCGACCACGTCACCTTCAGGCTCGAATCGAGCACAGACACCATTGACGGCACGCTCCACCCTGGAGTCACTGGCCGACGACTCTTCTACCGGATGCACGAGGCGCAAACGCAGAAGCCGCTGATCCGCATTCCCGTCGATATGACCGTTGAGCCGGCCCCCATTGGCGGAATCGAGGTGTTCAACCCCAGGAATCGGATTCTGCCCAAACGTGGCCTCCCCACATCGCCATACCGGCTCTACCCCGTGTCAGACCAAATCGCTGATAAGGTCACCGCCACCATGCAGTCCTACGGGCCGGACCGTTACAGCACACGAGTGAAAGATCTTCTCGATCTGGTCGTCATCGCTCGAACCCAAACAGTCAGTATCGGCAAGCTCAGGACGGCTCTGAACGCGCAGCATCACTACCGTGATGAGCGCACAACGTTCACCCCTCCAAAGCAATGGAGAGCCGACTACACCCAGGAAGCTAGACAAATTCCGGCCATCGGGGCCTTCCATGACTTCGACGGCGCCACGGCTCTTGTGCGTAAGCTCGTCGATCCAGCTCTACAAGCGAATGGCCATACCGATCTGACTTGGAAACCCGAGACAGGGTGGACGGCCGGATCTCCGACCATCCACCAGCCGGTACACGAGACCGGAACAATCACCTTGCAACCGACGAGGGAAGAGCCGAGTACGGGTGCCCTTGAGGTTAACTGA
- a CDS encoding type IV toxin-antitoxin system AbiEi family antitoxin domain-containing protein codes for MSYHVVAALSPVAYDYNGFVTSRQAHAVGVSNTQLKSMADAGILERVEHGIYRFEAAPGQLSDPTFWRWLAVSQGDRHGSDGVPPVIVAGENAAELHEIGDFWARGFAFIVTGRRFTRIDDVRLRKRAVEPIDVDYVDSIPVLTIEATLADLFLTHTDVSLIADAYADALRAGTITRPDRLEALLRPFATRYGLAANDGSAVLDLITPRKAAA; via the coding sequence ATGAGTTATCACGTGGTTGCCGCGCTCAGTCCCGTGGCCTACGACTACAACGGGTTCGTGACCTCTCGGCAGGCTCACGCCGTTGGGGTGTCAAACACGCAGCTGAAGTCAATGGCCGATGCCGGGATCCTGGAACGAGTCGAACATGGAATCTACCGATTCGAAGCAGCCCCTGGGCAGCTCTCCGATCCAACATTCTGGCGCTGGCTCGCAGTTAGCCAGGGCGACCGCCACGGAAGCGACGGTGTACCTCCGGTCATCGTGGCGGGAGAGAATGCCGCTGAACTCCATGAGATCGGTGACTTCTGGGCTCGCGGCTTTGCCTTCATCGTTACTGGCCGCCGGTTCACCCGGATCGATGACGTGCGACTGCGGAAACGGGCCGTCGAACCGATCGATGTCGACTATGTTGACTCAATTCCGGTTCTGACGATTGAAGCCACCCTGGCCGATCTCTTCCTCACTCACACCGACGTCTCCCTGATTGCCGATGCATACGCCGACGCGCTCCGAGCAGGAACCATCACACGACCCGATCGCCTTGAGGCACTGCTTCGCCCCTTCGCAACACGGTACGGCCTCGCGGCCAACGACGGATCCGCCGTGCTCGACTTGATCACCCCGCGTAAGGCCGCCGCATGA
- a CDS encoding TetR/AcrR family transcriptional regulator, with translation MISRRILVADTAIGVVATAGLRGLTHRAVDDFAGLPVGSTSNCYSTRNDLVTGIASRIHTRISEKSEHARASRLTEDEYGTLLLTDDRHLFRTLALFSLDPSLPLPGRSRISATHELITETFADLAGRAQTSTQTVVGQLIANVIVDDSTDAAAIEQSLQRL, from the coding sequence GTGATTTCACGCCGCATTCTGGTAGCCGATACCGCGATCGGAGTCGTCGCTACCGCAGGACTCAGGGGCCTCACACACCGAGCCGTCGATGACTTCGCAGGTCTTCCGGTGGGTTCGACCTCGAACTGCTATAGCACACGGAATGACCTCGTCACTGGCATCGCGTCCAGGATCCACACCCGAATATCCGAGAAATCCGAACACGCTCGCGCTTCACGCCTCACCGAAGATGAGTACGGGACACTACTGCTGACCGATGACCGACACCTCTTCCGCACACTGGCACTCTTCTCACTCGACCCTTCTTTGCCCCTGCCAGGGCGGTCTCGCATCTCCGCCACGCACGAGTTGATCACGGAGACTTTCGCGGACCTCGCTGGCCGCGCGCAGACCTCCACACAGACGGTAGTGGGACAGCTCATCGCCAACGTCATCGTCGACGACAGCACCGATGCGGCAGCGATCGAGCAAAGCCTTCAGCGACTGTAA